One genomic region from Pseudomonas hormoni encodes:
- the mvaT gene encoding histone-like nucleoid-structuring protein MvaT: MSLINEYRATEEAIKELQARLKNLSQDDKLQTELEFEGKLRTLMGEYSKSLRDIIALLDPESKTKAPRGGAVKTTGTKRARKVKQYKNPHNGEVIETKGGNHKTLKEWKAKWGGDVVEGWATLLG; the protein is encoded by the coding sequence ATGTCCTTGATCAACGAATATCGTGCCACCGAAGAAGCTATCAAAGAGCTGCAAGCCCGTTTGAAGAACCTGTCCCAAGACGACAAACTGCAAACCGAGCTGGAATTCGAAGGCAAACTGCGCACCCTGATGGGCGAATACTCCAAGTCCCTGCGTGACATCATCGCGTTGCTGGATCCAGAATCCAAAACCAAGGCACCACGTGGCGGCGCAGTAAAAACTACTGGCACCAAGCGTGCTCGCAAAGTTAAACAATACAAAAACCCGCACAACGGCGAAGTCATCGAAACCAAAGGTGGCAACCACAAAACTCTGAAAGAGTGGAAAGCCAAGTGGGGCGGTGACGTGGTTGAAGGCTGGGCTACCCTGCTGGGCTAA
- the sbcB gene encoding exodeoxyribonuclease I, with protein MTSIFWYDYETTGINPRCDRPLQVAGLRTDFDLNVIDEPVNLYCQPSEDILPHPAACAITGITPGQLSGHGLSEADFMTRVHAQLAAPGTCGAGYNTLRFDDEMTRYSLYRNFFDPYAREWQGGNSRWDLIDVVRAAYALRPDGLVWPKDDEGRVTLKLERLTAANGIDHGNAHEALSDVRATIALARLIREKQPKLYDWLFQLRGKQKVMDQIRLLQPMVHISGRFSAARSYVGVVLPLAWHPRNKNALIVCDLHLDPQGLLDLDADALRQRLYTRRDDLAEGELPVPLKLIHINKCPVVAPLSVLRPVDQQRLGLDMALYQERTLRLSDAQQVWRNKVQAIYASEDFTQSQDPEQQLYDGFFGDRDRRLCEQVRAADPAQLAKEQWPFDDERLPELLFRYRARNFPDTLNFEEQERWRIFCQQRLSDPEWGAPNTLETFAEAAAQLNITATSFQQGVLNEWNNYVQVLRKRLNL; from the coding sequence GTGACCTCGATCTTCTGGTACGACTATGAAACCACCGGCATCAACCCCCGATGCGACCGTCCGCTGCAAGTGGCGGGCCTTCGCACGGATTTCGATCTCAATGTCATAGACGAGCCGGTCAATCTTTACTGCCAGCCCAGTGAGGACATCCTGCCGCATCCGGCGGCCTGCGCGATCACTGGCATCACACCAGGCCAATTGAGCGGGCACGGTTTGAGCGAAGCCGATTTCATGACCCGAGTGCACGCCCAACTGGCGGCACCGGGCACCTGTGGCGCGGGGTACAACACCTTGCGTTTCGATGACGAGATGACTCGTTACAGCCTGTATCGCAATTTTTTCGACCCCTATGCCCGCGAATGGCAGGGCGGCAACAGCCGTTGGGACCTGATCGATGTGGTGCGTGCGGCGTATGCCTTGCGTCCGGATGGCCTCGTCTGGCCCAAGGATGACGAGGGGCGGGTAACGCTCAAACTCGAACGCCTGACCGCCGCCAACGGCATCGATCACGGCAATGCTCACGAAGCGCTGTCGGACGTTCGCGCAACCATCGCGCTGGCCCGTCTGATTCGGGAAAAACAGCCAAAGCTGTACGACTGGCTGTTTCAGTTGCGCGGTAAACAAAAGGTGATGGATCAGATTCGGCTGTTGCAGCCGATGGTGCACATTTCCGGGCGCTTTTCGGCGGCACGCAGTTATGTCGGCGTGGTGCTGCCGCTGGCCTGGCACCCGCGCAACAAGAATGCATTGATTGTCTGCGACCTGCACCTGGATCCCCAGGGCTTGCTTGATCTGGACGCCGACGCCTTGCGCCAACGCTTGTATACCCGACGCGATGATCTGGCCGAGGGCGAATTGCCGGTGCCGCTCAAGCTTATCCACATCAACAAATGCCCAGTGGTCGCGCCCCTGTCGGTACTTCGTCCCGTTGATCAGCAACGCCTGGGGCTGGACATGGCGTTATATCAGGAGCGCACGCTGCGGCTAAGTGACGCACAGCAAGTTTGGCGAAATAAAGTTCAGGCCATTTATGCCAGCGAGGATTTCACCCAGAGCCAGGACCCCGAGCAACAGTTATACGATGGTTTTTTTGGTGATCGGGACCGGCGTCTTTGTGAGCAAGTCCGAGCGGCTGATCCGGCGCAATTAGCAAAGGAACAATGGCCTTTCGATGATGAACGTTTACCCGAATTATTGTTTCGATATCGAGCGCGTAACTTTCCCGATACGTTGAATTTCGAAGAGCAAGAGCGTTGGCGAATATTCTGTCAGCAACGTTTGTCAGATCCCGAGTGGGGAGCGCCCAATACGCTGGAGACTTTTGCAGAGGCCGCAGCCCAATTGAACATTACGGCGACATCGTTCCAGCAAGGGGTGCTCAACGAGTGGAACAATTATGTCCAGGTATTGCGCAAACGTTTGAATCTTTGA
- a CDS encoding RDD family protein, giving the protein MLETTALPRKATLSPPLDTRYQVETPEGIDLPLRPAGLMVRALAFSIDLGLRGLILGLLFIVLAFLGKLGAGLGSILLFVVSWWYMVLFEVLNQGRSPGKQWMGLRVVQDDGTPIGWSASLLRNLLRFVDLLPFGYFLGVISCLQHPSFKRLGDLAAGTLVIYREQPITRPQLPDAEPRRPSFALTLPEQRAILGFAERQGELSEARVTELASILAQPLKVSAPRAVAELNGIARGLLGPA; this is encoded by the coding sequence ATGCTCGAGACCACAGCACTGCCAAGGAAAGCGACGCTGTCCCCGCCACTGGATACGCGGTATCAGGTTGAAACGCCGGAAGGCATCGACTTGCCACTGCGCCCGGCGGGGCTGATGGTGCGTGCGCTGGCGTTCTCCATCGACCTCGGACTGCGCGGGTTGATTCTGGGTCTGCTGTTTATTGTCCTCGCGTTTCTGGGAAAACTCGGCGCCGGGCTGGGCTCGATCCTGCTGTTCGTAGTGAGCTGGTGGTACATGGTGCTGTTCGAGGTGCTCAATCAGGGGCGCTCGCCGGGCAAGCAATGGATGGGCCTGCGTGTGGTGCAGGACGACGGTACGCCAATCGGCTGGTCCGCTTCGTTGTTGCGCAACCTGCTGCGCTTTGTCGACCTGTTGCCGTTCGGCTATTTCCTCGGCGTCATCAGTTGCCTGCAACACCCCAGCTTCAAACGCCTCGGCGACCTGGCCGCCGGCACGCTGGTGATCTACCGCGAACAACCGATCACCCGGCCGCAACTGCCTGACGCCGAGCCACGGCGTCCGTCGTTTGCCCTGACGCTGCCCGAGCAACGCGCCATCCTCGGGTTTGCCGAACGCCAGGGCGAACTCTCCGAAGCGCGGGTCACGGAACTCGCGTCCATCCTCGCGCAACCGTTGAAGGTTTCAGCGCCACGCGCCGTGGCGGAACTCAACGGCATCGCCCGCGGCTTGTTGGGCCCCGCATGA
- a CDS encoding stage II sporulation protein M gives MKQSLFENRHKAEWAQFSLLLDRLERNKDTSRIASFPKDYRRLCQHLALAQERGYSSFLIDSLQQQVLRGHQQLYQHRSRLGANALGFILADFPRLVREQWRFVLAASLMFFGSLIGFALLVYLFPDLVYNLIPAEQVSEMQGMYDPVAGHLGRSAERAASEDWVMFGFYIMHNIGIAFQTFASGLLFGLGSAFFLFFNGLMIGAVAGHLTQIGYGQTFWSFVIGHGAFELSAIALAGAAGLQLGWALIAPGRLPRAEALRVAARKSVLLICGVMLFLLIAAFIEAYWSSLTGPAPMTKYLVGATLWFLVAMYLLFAGRTRHAPE, from the coding sequence ATGAAGCAAAGTCTTTTCGAGAATCGCCACAAGGCTGAATGGGCGCAATTTTCCCTTTTGCTCGACAGGCTGGAACGGAACAAGGACACCTCACGGATCGCCAGTTTCCCGAAAGATTATCGAAGGCTCTGCCAGCATTTGGCGCTTGCCCAGGAACGCGGCTACAGCAGTTTTCTGATCGACTCGTTGCAGCAACAGGTCCTGCGCGGGCACCAACAGCTTTATCAGCATCGCAGCCGACTGGGTGCCAACGCGCTGGGTTTCATCCTGGCGGATTTCCCGCGACTGGTACGTGAGCAGTGGCGTTTCGTGCTTGCCGCCAGCCTGATGTTTTTTGGCAGCCTGATCGGCTTTGCATTGTTGGTGTATCTGTTCCCGGACCTGGTCTACAACCTGATCCCGGCCGAACAGGTCAGCGAAATGCAAGGTATGTACGACCCTGTCGCCGGCCACCTTGGGCGCTCGGCGGAACGGGCGGCCAGTGAAGACTGGGTGATGTTCGGTTTCTACATCATGCACAACATCGGCATTGCCTTTCAGACCTTTGCCAGCGGTTTGCTGTTTGGCCTGGGCAGCGCGTTTTTCCTGTTCTTCAACGGTTTGATGATCGGCGCGGTGGCCGGGCACCTGACTCAGATCGGCTACGGACAAACCTTCTGGTCGTTCGTGATCGGCCACGGCGCCTTCGAACTCAGCGCCATTGCCCTGGCGGGTGCCGCTGGCCTGCAACTGGGCTGGGCCTTGATTGCACCGGGACGACTGCCCCGCGCCGAAGCCTTGCGTGTGGCGGCGCGCAAAAGTGTGCTGCTGATTTGCGGGGTCATGCTGTTTCTGTTGATCGCGGCGTTTATCGAAGCCTACTGGTCGTCCTTGACCGGCCCTGCACCGATGACCAAGTATCTGGTCGGCGCGACGCTGTGGTTTTTGGTAGCGATGTATCTGCTGTTTGCCGGACGGACCCGCCATGCGCCTGAGTGA
- a CDS encoding DUF4129 domain-containing protein encodes MRLSDATVVIRPRTTWEAMDLGVLLSQRHRRLLMTSWAIVTLPVFALLTLLLWDSPSLAAFIFWWLKPAFERLPLYILSKAMFGETPTLKQALRQWPRLLKPQLLASLTWRRLSLSRSFLLPVVQLEGLSGLARQQRLQVLLQRDGGAARWLTIIGVHLESALWIGLMVLFYLLLPPQVELDWSWQTLLSAATQDWRWLEHLTNGFYVLVLVVWEPIYVACGFSLYLNRRTVLEAWDIELVFRRLRQHLSGAALTLLLAAFLLAPTGQNVWAAEPAISPDSPRLLDQPLTSQASRDSIKAILDQPPFKNKETVTRYRFGEDKPAAKTPDDDEEPEWLKALLKLLDNQRFGALATLIEVVLWGAVIGAIGVLIWRYREWLQAFVSRRPALKGKVARPLPQQAFGLELSRETLPHDIAASAESLWQSNPREALGLLYRALLSHLLHDYNMALKPADTEGQVLQRVEQLQQPALLAFSKNLTGHWQNMAYGHRLPAAHLQQELCDGWRTLFGPGATP; translated from the coding sequence ATGCGCCTGAGTGACGCGACCGTGGTGATCCGCCCTCGAACCACCTGGGAAGCCATGGACCTGGGCGTGCTGCTGAGCCAGCGGCACCGACGCCTGCTGATGACCAGTTGGGCCATCGTGACCTTGCCGGTTTTCGCCCTGCTCACCTTGCTGTTGTGGGATTCCCCCTCCCTCGCCGCGTTTATCTTCTGGTGGCTGAAACCGGCGTTCGAGCGCCTGCCGCTGTACATCCTGTCCAAAGCGATGTTCGGTGAAACGCCCACACTGAAACAGGCGCTGCGCCAATGGCCACGCCTGCTCAAGCCACAATTGCTGGCCAGCCTGACCTGGCGCCGCTTGAGCCTGAGTCGCAGTTTCCTGTTGCCGGTGGTGCAACTCGAAGGCTTGAGTGGTCTGGCACGACAACAGCGTTTGCAGGTGTTGTTGCAACGCGACGGAGGGGCGGCGCGTTGGCTGACCATCATCGGCGTGCATCTGGAAAGTGCGCTGTGGATCGGCCTGATGGTGCTGTTCTACCTGCTTCTGCCGCCACAAGTCGAACTCGACTGGAGCTGGCAGACATTGCTGTCCGCCGCCACACAGGACTGGCGCTGGCTGGAGCACCTGACCAACGGGTTTTACGTGTTGGTGCTGGTGGTGTGGGAACCGATCTACGTGGCCTGCGGCTTCAGCCTCTATCTGAACCGGCGCACGGTGCTGGAAGCCTGGGACATCGAACTGGTGTTCCGCCGCCTGCGCCAACACTTGAGCGGAGCAGCCCTCACCCTGCTGCTGGCGGCTTTTCTACTGGCGCCAACCGGGCAAAACGTCTGGGCCGCCGAGCCGGCCATTTCCCCTGACAGTCCGCGTCTGCTGGACCAGCCACTGACCAGTCAGGCGTCCCGTGACAGCATCAAGGCGATCCTCGATCAGCCCCCGTTCAAGAACAAGGAAACGGTCACGCGCTATCGCTTTGGAGAGGACAAACCCGCCGCCAAGACCCCGGACGATGACGAAGAACCCGAATGGCTGAAGGCCCTGCTCAAGTTGCTTGATAACCAGCGCTTCGGCGCATTGGCGACCTTGATTGAAGTGGTGCTGTGGGGCGCAGTCATCGGCGCGATCGGTGTGTTGATCTGGCGTTACCGGGAGTGGTTGCAGGCTTTCGTCAGTCGTCGACCGGCGTTGAAGGGTAAAGTCGCGCGGCCGTTACCGCAGCAAGCTTTCGGCCTGGAACTGAGCCGCGAAACCCTGCCCCACGACATTGCCGCCAGCGCCGAAAGTCTCTGGCAATCCAACCCTCGCGAGGCGCTCGGGTTGCTCTATCGCGCCTTGCTCAGCCACTTACTGCACGATTACAACATGGCGCTGAAACCCGCCGACACCGAAGGCCAGGTGCTGCAGCGCGTCGAACAACTGCAACAACCCGCCCTGTTGGCCTTCAGCAAAAACCTGACCGGGCACTGGCAGAACATGGCCTACGGGCATCGCCTGCCAGCGGCGCATTTGCAACAGGAACTGTGTGACGGCTGGCGGACCTTGTTCGGTCCGGGGGCTACGCCTTGA
- a CDS encoding DUF4350 domain-containing protein yields the protein MNRRLWLVAGVLIAVLLGALSLYLYARATPYQADIDHGPSPEAQANPYLAAEHFLRKQGLTVSHANSLDILPTLEPRQRSLLLLGDRSGMTPRQIDQVLNWTRAGGRLLFIAESLWNEKLGQSNDLLLDRVQVHQSLSKDLKDPPPDIGKDPYPKLTKLYLEDEDAPAYATFDTAFHLEDPKNLAQAWANSGKATHMMQLNHGLGSIIVVTDADLWKTPAIDQYDNAWLLWYLTADTNVTLLFNTDHDSVLTLLLRYFPQALVALIALIGLGLWHVGVRHGPLIEPAPKARRQLHEHLRASADFMWRRTGQASLLQALQHDILRRVRRRHPGFEQLGVAEQWLVLARLTGQPTRAISQAMSPRPKQRLSSVEFSRQVAHLQTLRNAL from the coding sequence TTGAACCGGCGATTGTGGCTGGTCGCCGGGGTGCTTATCGCCGTGCTGTTGGGCGCGTTGAGTCTTTATCTCTACGCCAGGGCGACGCCCTATCAGGCAGACATCGATCACGGCCCGTCGCCCGAAGCCCAGGCCAACCCTTATCTGGCCGCTGAACATTTCCTGCGCAAACAGGGCCTGACCGTTAGCCATGCCAACAGCCTGGACATCCTGCCCACGCTGGAGCCTCGGCAACGCAGCCTGTTGTTGCTCGGCGACCGCTCCGGCATGACCCCGCGCCAGATCGATCAAGTGCTGAACTGGACACGCGCCGGAGGACGTCTTTTATTCATCGCCGAGTCGTTGTGGAATGAAAAACTGGGCCAGAGCAATGACCTGTTGCTCGACCGGGTCCAGGTGCACCAGTCATTGAGCAAAGACCTCAAGGACCCGCCGCCCGACATCGGCAAGGATCCCTACCCCAAACTGACCAAGCTGTACCTTGAGGACGAAGACGCGCCGGCCTATGCCACCTTCGATACCGCGTTCCATCTCGAAGACCCGAAAAATCTCGCGCAAGCCTGGGCCAACAGCGGCAAGGCCACGCACATGATGCAACTGAACCACGGGCTCGGTTCGATCATCGTCGTCACCGACGCCGACCTGTGGAAAACCCCGGCCATCGACCAGTACGACAACGCCTGGCTGCTGTGGTACCTGACCGCGGACACGAACGTGACCCTGCTGTTCAACACCGACCACGACAGCGTGCTGACCTTGTTACTGCGCTATTTCCCACAGGCGCTGGTTGCCCTCATCGCCCTGATCGGCCTGGGTCTCTGGCATGTCGGCGTGCGCCATGGCCCGTTGATCGAACCCGCCCCTAAAGCCCGTCGGCAACTCCACGAGCACCTGCGCGCCAGCGCCGATTTCATGTGGCGCCGCACCGGTCAAGCCAGCCTGTTGCAAGCCTTGCAGCACGACATCCTGCGCCGGGTGCGGCGCCGTCATCCCGGTTTCGAACAACTCGGCGTCGCCGAACAATGGCTGGTGCTCGCACGCCTGACCGGCCAACCCACACGCGCTATCAGCCAGGCCATGAGCCCGCGACCGAAGCAACGGCTGTCCAGCGTTGAATTCAGTCGTCAGGTCGCCCACCTGCAAACCTTGAGGAACGCCTTATGA
- a CDS encoding AAA family ATPase, with the protein MSEQIEPSAPSHAAQQRQRASQLAQAVRAELQKAVIGQNTVIDDVLTALIAGGHVLLEGVPGLGKTLLVRALARCFGGEFARIQFTPDLMPSDVTGHAVYDLQTEQFKLRKGPLFTNLLLADEINRAPAKTQAALLEAMQERQVTLEGRALPIAQPFMVLATQNPIEQEGTYPLPEAELDRFMLKVRMDYPDADQELDMVRQVSRSTRADMLDVQPLRTVLQAKDVLALQRIASDLPLDDQVLDYAVRLARTTRSWPGLTLGAGPRASIALVRCARARALLRGGEFVIPDDIKGCALAVLRHRVRIAPELDIEGLEVDHVLQQLLDQVPAPRL; encoded by the coding sequence ATGAGTGAACAGATCGAGCCCAGCGCACCGAGCCACGCCGCGCAGCAACGCCAGCGCGCCAGTCAGTTGGCCCAAGCGGTAAGAGCTGAATTGCAAAAAGCCGTCATCGGCCAGAACACGGTGATCGACGATGTACTCACCGCGCTGATTGCCGGCGGCCATGTGCTGCTCGAAGGCGTGCCGGGGCTGGGCAAAACCTTGTTGGTCCGCGCCCTCGCCCGCTGCTTCGGCGGCGAATTCGCGCGCATCCAGTTCACCCCGGACCTGATGCCCAGCGATGTCACCGGGCACGCGGTGTACGACCTGCAGACCGAGCAATTCAAACTGCGCAAAGGTCCGTTGTTCACCAACTTGCTGCTCGCCGACGAAATCAACCGCGCCCCCGCGAAAACCCAGGCCGCGTTGCTTGAGGCGATGCAGGAACGCCAGGTCACTCTCGAAGGCCGTGCCCTGCCCATCGCGCAGCCGTTCATGGTGCTCGCCACACAAAACCCCATCGAACAGGAAGGCACGTATCCCCTGCCGGAAGCCGAGCTGGACCGCTTCATGCTCAAGGTGCGCATGGACTACCCCGACGCCGATCAGGAGTTGGACATGGTGCGCCAGGTCAGCCGCTCGACCCGGGCCGACATGCTCGACGTGCAACCGCTGCGCACCGTGTTGCAAGCCAAGGACGTGCTGGCCTTGCAACGCATCGCCAGCGATTTGCCGCTGGACGACCAGGTCCTCGATTACGCCGTACGCCTGGCGCGCACCACCCGTAGCTGGCCCGGCCTGACCCTCGGCGCCGGGCCTCGGGCCTCCATTGCACTGGTGCGCTGCGCTCGGGCGCGCGCCTTGCTGCGCGGCGGCGAATTCGTGATTCCGGATGACATAAAGGGCTGCGCGCTGGCGGTGTTGCGCCATCGTGTACGCATCGCGCCGGAGCTGGATATCGAAGGGCTGGAGGTCGATCACGTGCTGCAGCAATTGCTCGATCAAGTACCGGCGCCGCGCTTGTGA
- a CDS encoding DUF58 domain-containing protein: MKPSRLLLIWLALLLAIGIVLGALRALDIAVPSTLLSINWGLLLALLALAILDAVRLKRLPSPRITRQMPGSLALGRWSEVQLEVEHDFPQPLTIRIFDHVPDGLTFENLPLSVELQPDRHTRTGYRLRPLKRGHFTFEHCEINLPSPLGLWSDKRLPNVPDHTRVYPDFARLYGGQLLAVDNWLSQLGVRQRQRRGLGLEFHQLREFREGDSLRQIDWKATARQRTPIAREYQDERDQQIIFMLDCGRRMRSQDGELAHFDHALNACLLLSYIALRQGDAVGLSTFAVEQPRYLAPVKGAGQLNVLLNTVYDLNSTQRSADYQAAATQLLVRQKRRSLVVLVTNLRDEDDEELLTAVKRLSKQHRVLVASLRENVLDSLRQTTVQTLSEALVYCGTVDFLNARAELHERLNAHGVPVLDASTHELGAALVTRYLEWKKAGVF; the protein is encoded by the coding sequence ATGAAACCCTCGCGCCTGCTCCTGATCTGGTTGGCACTGCTGCTGGCCATTGGCATCGTGCTCGGTGCATTGCGGGCGCTGGATATCGCCGTTCCATCAACGCTGTTGTCGATCAACTGGGGGTTGCTGCTGGCGCTACTGGCCCTGGCAATACTCGATGCGGTCCGCCTTAAACGCTTGCCCTCGCCCCGAATAACAAGACAAATGCCCGGCAGCCTGGCGCTCGGCCGTTGGAGCGAAGTGCAACTGGAGGTTGAACACGACTTTCCCCAGCCACTGACTATCCGGATTTTCGACCACGTGCCCGACGGCCTGACCTTCGAAAACCTCCCCTTGTCAGTCGAGCTTCAGCCGGACAGGCACACCCGGACCGGCTATCGCCTGCGTCCACTCAAGCGCGGCCACTTCACCTTTGAACACTGCGAAATCAACCTGCCGAGCCCGTTGGGCCTGTGGTCCGACAAACGCCTGCCAAACGTGCCCGACCACACCCGCGTGTACCCTGACTTCGCCCGCCTCTACGGCGGCCAACTGCTGGCCGTGGACAATTGGCTCAGCCAGCTCGGCGTGCGCCAGCGGCAACGACGCGGCCTGGGCCTGGAGTTTCACCAGCTACGGGAATTTCGCGAAGGCGACAGCTTGCGCCAGATCGACTGGAAAGCCACCGCCCGCCAGCGCACACCGATTGCCCGGGAGTACCAGGACGAACGCGACCAGCAAATCATTTTCATGCTCGACTGCGGTCGACGCATGCGCAGCCAGGATGGGGAACTGGCGCATTTCGATCACGCGCTCAATGCCTGTCTGTTACTGAGCTACATTGCTCTGCGCCAAGGTGATGCGGTGGGGCTCAGCACCTTTGCCGTCGAGCAACCGCGCTATCTCGCACCCGTGAAAGGTGCCGGGCAACTCAACGTATTGCTCAACACGGTCTACGACCTGAACAGCACCCAACGCAGCGCCGACTATCAAGCGGCGGCGACTCAACTGCTGGTCCGGCAAAAACGCCGCTCGCTGGTGGTGCTGGTGACCAACCTGCGGGACGAAGACGATGAAGAATTGCTCACAGCCGTCAAACGCCTGAGCAAGCAGCATCGGGTGCTGGTCGCGAGCCTGCGTGAGAACGTACTCGACAGCCTGCGTCAGACAACCGTGCAAACCTTGTCCGAAGCGCTGGTCTATTGCGGGACGGTGGACTTCTTGAACGCACGGGCCGAACTTCATGAACGGCTGAATGCCCATGGCGTGCCGGTACTGGATGCAAGTACTCATGAACTGGGCGCCGCGCTGGTGACGCGGTACCTGGAATGGAAGAAGGCCGGGGTGTTTTAG
- a CDS encoding PilZ domain-containing protein — MFTDRRIERHQLPYFLKVFNSVTDKPIGFLGNVSEDGLMLISQLPIMIGADFDLRLKIPMADGCQQVIDLNGCCLWCHEDATPHHYDAGFSLQRVPPEYGQLVEALKQYFSFQPLPASA; from the coding sequence ATGTTCACTGACCGCCGGATCGAGCGGCATCAACTGCCGTATTTTCTGAAAGTGTTCAACAGCGTCACCGATAAACCGATTGGCTTCCTGGGCAATGTCTCTGAAGACGGGCTGATGCTCATCAGTCAGTTGCCAATCATGATCGGCGCCGATTTCGATTTGCGCCTGAAAATCCCCATGGCCGACGGCTGCCAGCAGGTGATCGACCTCAACGGCTGCTGCCTGTGGTGCCATGAAGACGCCACCCCCCACCATTACGACGCCGGGTTCAGCCTGCAACGGGTACCGCCGGAGTATGGGCAATTGGTGGAGGCGCTGAAGCAGTACTTCAGCTTTCAGCCGTTGCCGGCGTCTGCTTGA
- a CDS encoding tetratricopeptide repeat protein: MRFVLIAILALSVVGCTRFSMNHHLNNAYSAYDRGNCEQVTLELSKVERASRARSYVWPEVSMLRGLCLERQKLFVDAAQTYQFIIASYPQSEYAYRARARLETLQSLGHYPLRSTAAVVRPTRF, translated from the coding sequence ATGCGATTCGTGCTCATAGCCATTCTTGCCCTCAGTGTTGTGGGCTGCACCCGTTTTTCGATGAACCATCATTTGAATAATGCCTACAGCGCCTATGACCGTGGCAATTGCGAGCAGGTGACGCTCGAACTGTCCAAAGTCGAACGCGCCAGCCGCGCGCGGTCTTATGTGTGGCCGGAAGTGTCGATGCTGCGCGGGTTGTGTCTGGAGCGGCAGAAACTGTTTGTCGATGCGGCGCAAACCTACCAGTTCATTATCGCCTCCTACCCGCAAAGCGAGTACGCCTACCGCGCCCGCGCCCGGTTGGAAACCTTGCAGTCGCTGGGTCATTACCCGCTGCGCAGCACCGCCGCCGTGGTTCGCCCGACCCGGTTCTGA